Below is a genomic region from Myxococcus fulvus.
ATCGCCTCTTCGTCAGCCACTGGCGCGGTGGGCTCGTCATCCTCGACGCGAAGGACCCGGCGAACGTGAAGCGGCTGGGGGCGTATGCGTACCCTCGCGCCACGAGCCATACCTCGCGCGTGGCCTACTTCAACAACAACCTCATCGCCTTCGAGGGCGGAGAGGACTGGGGCGCGCACCTGCGCGTGCTCAATCTCAACGACCCGGAGAACGCCACGCTCATCGGCGAGTACCAGCTCCCCGAGTGGGCCTCCATCCACAACATGGAACTCAAGGGCTCGCGGCTCTACCTCGCCCACTACCAGCACGGCCTGCGCGTGCTGGATGTCTCCAAGCCCCGGGAGCCTCGGTCATTGGGTCACTTCCACACGGTGCGGGAATCGAGCCAGGGGATGAACTACTGGGACGGCGCCATCGGCATCCGCCTGCCGGGAGATGGTTACGTGTACGTCGTCGACACGACGCGCGGGCTGCTCATCTTCCCGGAGATTTGAGCGGCGGCGCTCGGGTACCGTGCGGGCCATGCCCATCGTCCATGACTGGCTGGCCCGACGCGCGGCCCTGGACCCCGACCACCTGGCCCTCGTCGACGCCACCCAGGGCGGACGTCGCAGTTCGTATCGCGAGTGGGACGCCCGCGCCTCCCGCACCGCCGCGTACCTGCATCACGCCCTCGGGGTCCGGCGAGGCGAGCGCGTCGCGGTGCTCGCCCACAACCGCGTCGAGACGCTGGACCTGCTCTTCGCCTGCGCGAAGCTGGGCGCCATCCTCCAGCCGCTCAACTGGCGCCTCAGTGCGCCGGAGCTCTCCGGCATCCTCGCCGACGCGGAGCCCGTGGTGCTCGTGTACGGCTCGGAGCTGCGCGCCCAGTCCCTCGCCGTGCGCGAGCACGCGCCCTTCGTGCGCCACTGGCTCACCTTCGATGGGCCGGGCGCGGATGAGCGCCACTTCGTGGCCGAGCGGGACGCGGCGCCCGAGTCCCCGCTGCCCGCGCTGGAGCTGGAGGCCGAGGCGCCGTGGGTGCTCTGCTACACGGGCGGCAGCACCGGTGTGCCGAAGGCCGCGGTGCTCACCCATGGCTCCCTCGCCGCGAACGCCGTCAACACGGTGGTGAGCTGGGGCCTCACGTCCGATGACGTGGCCGTGCTCAACGCGCCGCTGTTCCACACGGGAGGACTCAATGTCTTCACGCTGCCCCTGGTGTACGTGGGGGGCGCGTCCGTGGTGTGCAAGGGCTTCGAGGTGGAGCAGGTGTTCGACCTCATCGAGCGCCGCGAGGTGAGCCTGTTCTTCGGCGTGCCCACCATGTTCATCGAGCTGCAGCGTCACGCGCGCTTCGAGGCGATGGACTTCTCCCATCTCAAGCTCGTCGTCAGCGGCGGGGCGCCGTGTCCTCCGCCCGTGTTCGAGCGCTTCTTCGCCAAGGGCGTGGCCTTCAAGACGGGCTATGGCCTCACGGAGGCGGGGCCCAACAACTTCTGGCTGCCGCCTGCGGACGTGCGCCGCAAGCCGGGCTTCGTCGGCGTGCCGCTGTTCCAGGTGGAGGCCCGCATCGACGGTGAGCGTCAGCCCGGGGACGTGGGCGAGCTGCTGCTGCGCGGGCCGCACGTGTGCGCCGGTTACTGGCGACGTCCGGAGGAGACCGCGCGCACCATCATTGGCGGGTGGCTGCACACCGGAGACCTGGCCCTGCGCGACGCGGAGGGCTGCTTCCGAATTGTCGGCCGGCACAAGGACCTCATCATCTCCGGCGGCGAGAACATCTACCCCGCCGAGGTGGAGAGCGTGCTCGCCGGACACCCCGACGTCGCGGAGGTCGCCGTCATCGGCGTGCCCGACGCGAAGTGGGGCGAGACACCGCGCGCGCTCGTCGTGCCTCGCGCCGGGACGACGCCCACCGCCGAGTCCCTGCTGTCGTTCTGCGAGGGTCGACTGGCGCGTTACAAGACGCCGCGCTCCGTGCGCTTCGTCGAGTCCCTGCCGCGCACCTCCGCTGGCAAGGTGGACCGTCGCGCGCTGTCCGCCGCGCACGGTCAGCCTTGAGCGGGCGCCCACCCTCTGAATTATTCCATTGAGTGGAGAAACATGGACGCTCGGGGATTCCGTTCTGAACAGCCGATGTCCGGGACTTTATTCTCCGTCCGGCAAAAGTATCGAGATTTTCTGTGAATACTTGAATTGATTGACTCGGGTGCTGAATCCCGCTTCCGATGGTCCGCGAGGCGTCGCGGGCGAGGGTGTCCGCGTGCGCCGGTCCCCCGTTCAGAAAGGAAGCCCCCGATGAACCGAAGACTGCATGCGCTCCGGACCGCGACGGCGTTGTTCACCACCCTGGCCCTCCCTGGCGCCGCGCTCGCCGCGAGCGAGGACATCTCTCCCGAGGTGCTCACCGCGATGCAGCGGGACCTGGGGCTCACCGCCGAACAGGCCCGGCAACGGCTGGAGACGGAGGCGCTCACGGTGCACACGGAGCGGACGCTGCGTGGCGAACTGGGCACCTCCTTCGGCGGCGCATGGCTGAACGAGACAGGAGACCGGCTCGTCGTCGGTGTCACCACCGCCGCGGGAGAGCAGGCCGCGAGGCGCGCGGGCGCGGAGCCTCGCTGGGTGACGCGCACGGAGCGGGAGCTGGACGCGCTCAAGGAGGCGCTGGACCGGGGCGCGGACGTGGCCAGCAAGGACATCCATGGCTGGTACGTGGACCTGCCCACCAACAGCGTGGTGGTGCTCGCCCGGGACGCGGCGGTGGTGAACGCGGAGCGCTTCGTCGCGGAGAGCGGCGCGGCCGACACCGCCGTGCGCGTGGTCATCTCCCAGGAGAAGCCCCGCCCCTTCTACGACTTGCGCGGCGGTGACGCGTATTACATCAACGGCAACACGCGCTGCTCCATCGGCTTCCCCGTGGCCGGAGGCTTCGTCACCGCGGGCCACTGCGGCGGGGTGAACTCCTCCACCCAGGGCCACAACGGCGCGGGCCAGGGGACGGTGCGCGGCTCGTCCTTCCCGAACAACGACTACGCCTGGGTGCAGGTCAACGGCAACTGGGCCTCGCAGCCTTGGGTCTACAACTACGCGGGCGGCAACGTCATCGTCGCGGGCTCCGCGGAGGCGGGCATCAACGCGTCCGTGTGTCGCTCCGGCTCCACCACCGGCTGGCGCTGCGGCGTCATCCAGGCGAAGAACGTCACCGTCAACTACGACGTCGGCCCCGTGTACGGGCTCACGCGCAGCAACGCGTGCGCGGCGGGCGGCGACTCGGGCGGCTCTTTCATCTCCGGCAACCAGGCGCAGGGCGTGACGTCGGGCGGCTCGGGCGACTGCAACACGGGCGGCACCACGTACTTCCAGCCGGTGAACGAGATTCTCTCCGTCTACGGCCTGTCGCTCACCACCAACGGCGGCAGCGGGGGACGAGAAATCGTCGGGCTCGCGGGCAAGTGCATCGACGTGGACCACTCCAACACGGCCAACGGCACGGCCATCCAGCTGTGGGACTGCAACGGCTCCAACGCGCAGAAGTGGACCTTCCACGGCGACGGGACGCTGCGCGCCTTCGGCAAGTGCATGGACGTGACGTGGGGCTCCACGGCCAACGGTGCGCTCATCCAGCTGCACGACTGCACGGGCAACCCCGCGCAGCAGTTCGTCCTCAGCGGCGCCGGGGACCTGGTCAACCCGCAGGCCAACAAGTGCGTGGACGTGTCGGAGTGGAACAGCAACAACGGCACGCGGCTGCAAATCTGGGAGTGTGCCGGCACCGCGAACCAGAAGTGGTACCTGCGCTGACCTGAGACTCCCCGGAGCACCGGGCCGGACGGGGCGGCGGATGCCCGTCCGGCTCCTGGGCGTGCGGGGGCCGTCCGGTAACAAATCGTCATCCGGGGGACGCACCCCGGACATCTCCCGGTGCCACCGTTCGAGGCGTGGCCCGGGAGCTCGATGGCCCTCGCCAGGCCCGGACGGCGCCCGGCGGACGGCGACAGACTCCTCCCGCCTGCTCCCGGGCCACCGCTCCGCTGTTACCCTCCTGGTGGGAAGGTCCGCGGAAATGCAGGAGGCTTGGAACCCATGGAACAGCTCAGCCGCCCCTCGCTGGAGGAGGGCACCATCCAGGTCCTGCTCGTCGAGGATGACGAGCGTCTGGCGCGGCTCACCGCCCGCTACCTCCAGGAGCACGGCCTCGTGGTGACGCTGGCGCACAGCGGCTCCGACGCGCTCGCCGAGTCCAACCGCCACGTGTTCGACGTCATCCTCCTGGACCTGATGCTCCCCGGCCGCGATGGCCTGGAGGTCTGCCGGGATTTGCGAGGCCGCACCGACGTCCCCATCATCATGGTCACCGCGCGCGGCGAGGAGGCCGACCGCGTGCTCGGCCTGGAGACGGGCGCGGACGACTACCTGGCCAAGCCCTACTCCTCGCGCGAGCTGCTCGCCCGCATCCGCGCCCAGGTGCGCCGCGCCAGGGGCAAGGCGGGGCCTTCCTCCCAGCCGGTGCAGGCCGGACGGCTGATGATGGACCCGCGCAGCCTGCGCGCCACGCTCGACGGCCGCGCGCTGCACCTCACCACCTACGAGTTCAGCCTGCTGCGTGTCCTGGCCGAGCGCGCCGGCCGCGTGCTCAGCCGCGAGCAGCTGCTCGATTTGGTGAAGGGCAGCGCGGACGAGGTGTTCGACCGCTCGGTGGACGTGCACATCTTCCGCCTGCGCCAGAAGCTGGAGGTGGACCCTCGCAATCCCCTGATGCTGAAAACGGTGCGCGGCGCCGGCTACATGCTCGCGACCGGAGAGGAGTCGTGAGTCGTCGTCCGCGCACTCCCGGCCGTCTGCTGCTGCGCATCTACCTGGTGGGAATCGCCCAGCTCGTGCTCGTCGTCGCCACGCTGTTCGCGGCGCGCTCGTTCGTCGTCGACAAGCCGCTGCGGCACGGCTTCATCCGTCACGCCGCGTACAACATCCGCGAGTGGGAGGAGCTGCTCGAGGACCCGGTGGCGCTCCAGGCCTCGCTGGACCGCGCCGCGCGGCTGCTCGAGGCGAAGGTGACGCTGCGAGACGCCTCGGGCCGGCTCATCGCCACCAACACCTCGGCGCCCGCTCCCGAGCTCACCCCCGTGGAGCTGGACGAGCTGGTCCTGCACGGCGAGCGCCTGTCGCGCGGCCGTCCGCCGCACTCGCTCACGCTGCCGATTCCAGAAGAGGGGCCGCTGGAGGCGTACGCCACCATCATCACCCGTCCTCCCGAGCCGCCGCCGGGGAACACCGCGCTGGTGGTGTGCGCGGTGCTGTTGTCCACGGCCATCACCTCGCTGGCCTTCGCGCGCACGCTGGCCCGTCCGCTCCAGCGGCTCGCCGAGGTGGCGCGCGCCCTGGGCGAGGGGAAGCTGGACACGCGCACCGGCATCCGGCGCCGCGATGAGCTGGGGCAGGTGGCGGAGGCCTTCGACGAGATGGCCTGCCGGCTCACCCACCTCCTGCGCTCGCAGAAGGAGCTGCTGGCCAACGTGTCGCACGAGCTGCGCACGCCGCTGGCGCGCATCCGCGTGGCCCTGGACCTGGCGGAGGAGGGCAACGCGGAGACCGCGCGCGAGATGCTCTCCGACATCACCAGTGACCTGGCCGAGCTGGAGCAACTGGTGGATGACGTGCTCACCGCGGCGCGGCTGGATCTGACCACGGGGAACGCGGGCGTGGGCGCGCCTCCGCTGCGACAGGAGCAGGTGGAGGTCCAGAGCCTGGTGGACAAGGCCGCCTCGCGCTTCCGCACCGCGCGCCCCGGGAGGGTCCTGGAGGTGAGCGTGGAGGGCTCGCTGCCGCCCGTGGAGGTGGACCCGGTGCTGCTGCGCCGCGCGCTGGACAACCTGCTCGACAACGCGGGCAAGTACTCGGAGCCGAAGAGCCCCGTACGGCTGCGAGCCCAGGCCGCCGGGACGCCGGACACACTCTCGCTGGAGGTGGCGGACGAGGGCATCGGCATCGAGTCGGAGGACCTGCTGCGCGTGGGCACCCCCTTCTTCCGCACGGACCGCAGCCGCGCCCGCCGCACGGGCGGAATCGGCATGGGCCTGGCGCTGGCCCGTCGCATCGTCGATGCACACGGCGGCACGCTGACGCTGGAGAGCCAGCCGGGCGTGGGCACCACGGCGCGCATCCTGCTACCGCTGCCACCGTCGGAGCTGACTACAGGCCGACGTGAAACGTCGTCACCGCCCGGGCATCGTCGTGGCGCGTGAGCGTGACCCGGGCCGTGGGCGCGCCGCTGTGCTGGAAGGCGAACGTGAGCAGGCCCCGCATGAAGTGCGGCGGGTCCGCCCGGCGGCGGGGATGGTCGAGGAACTCCCGCACCGGGTACAGGCTCAGCTCCCATCCCCCGTCATCGCCCGTCGGCGTCACCGAGGCGTCGAGGAAGTTGTTGATGGAGCGCAGCGAGCGCGAGAGCCGCAGCAACATCTTCTCCGGGCCCACCACCTGGGCGAAGTCCTGGAGCGCCGTGCCCAGGCGCGCCTGGATGAACGCGCGCGCGAAGCGCAGGCCCAGCTCGTACTCGGCCTCCTCGCGCGACAGGTGGGGCAGGGTGGTGGCGGAGAGCAGCTGGATGCTCTGCGGCCACACCGCGCAGGGGTAGGCCGTGTGCAGGGGCCGCAGCGCGAAGATGCCCTGCCGCTCCAGCGCCTTCTGGGTGAGCTCCGTCAAGGGGGCCGCCGCCGCCAGCAGCGTCTCCAGCGCGTATCCGAACACCACGGGCTCGCGCCCGGGGGCCCGCGTCAATGCCAGCGCCATGTCTCCTACCTCCGTGTGCGGATGAAGGACGTCCATCCAGGTTGGAGCAGCAGACTGCCCGGCGCGGCTGTGCTGGGCGTTGCGCGGGTGTGAAGAAAGGTTAACGCCCGGAGCCCGAGGGCCCGCCCAGGGTGAAGCGGGAGGCCAGCTCCTGGAGCCGTCCCGCCCGGGCCCGCAGGTCCTCCACCGAGCGGGCGATGCGCTCCACCCCCGACACGGACTCGGCCGAGCGCTCCGACAGCGCCTGGATGCGCTCGGCGATGGCCTCGCCCGAGGACGACTGCCGCGCGTTCTGCTCCGCCAGGGCCTCCACGCGCTCGCCCAGCTCCTTCACGCCGGACAACAGCCGTGACAGCGCCTGCGCCGCGGCGGATGACAGGCCCCTGCCCTCGTCCACCTTCGAGGTGCCCCGGCGCATCAGCTCCACCGCCGCGGTGGTGTCCGCCTCGTGCTTCGTCAGCAGAACCTGCACCTGGTCCGCCGCCTCGTGCGTGCGCTCCGCCAGCTTGCGCACCTCGCCGGCGACCACGGAGAAGCCCTTGCCGTGCTGGCCCGCGCGCACCGCCTCGATGGCGGTGTTCACCGCGAGCATCCGCGTCTCGTCCGCCACCGCCTGGATGAGCTGGAGCATCCGCGACGTCGCGCGGCCGGAGGCCTGCAGCTCCTCCACCGTGCGCGCCGAGCGCTCCACCACGTCGACAATCTCCACCATCTTCCGCGACGCCTGGTCCACCGCGGCGCCGCCCTCGCGCGCCACCTGTCCGTGGCTCGACGCCGAGCGCGCCGCCACCCGCGCGTCCGCCGCGCCCAGCGAGACATGACGGCTCATCTCCTGCACGGCGCTGGCCGCGCGCTCGAGCGCCTCCGCCTGCTCGCGCGTCGTGCGCGACAGCCCGTCCGCGGAGAGACGGATGCGCTCCGCGTCCGCCGCCGTGTCACCCGCCGCCCGCGTCAGCGCGCCCACCACCTCGCCCAGCCCCGCCACCATGGTGTTGAACGCGCCGGTGAGCTGGCCCACCTCGTCCTCGGTCCGCGCCTCCACGCGCACGGACAAATCTCCTCGCGCCACCTGATGCGCCGCCAGCGCGAGCGCGCGCACGGGCTTCACCACGCGGCGCGAGACGTACATCCCCGCCAGCGCCGCCAGCACCAGCGCCCCGCCCACGGCGATGAGGATGCGCTGGCGCACCGCCGCCACCTCCCGGTCGATGTCCTCCACGTACACGCCCGTGCCCAGCACCCAGCCCCACGGCTCGAAGAGCTTCACGTAGCTCTCCTTCGGGATGGGGTCTGGCGAGCCCGGCCGCGTCGCCTCGTAGCCCAGCGCGCCCTCGCCCCGCGCGCGCACCAGCGCGACGATGTCCGAGAACACCGGCCGCCCGCGCACGTCGCGGTAGCCCTTCATGTCCTGCCCCACCATCTTCGGCAGGTGCGGGTGCATGACCAGCCGCGTGTCCAGGTCGTTGACCCAGAAGTACTCCACCTGCGAGTAGCGCAGCGTCGACAGCAGCACGGACGCCTGCTGTTGCGCCTGGTCGCGCGTCAGCGTGCCGTCGCGCTCGCGCGCCTCGTACACCCGGAGGATGCCGTAGGCCGTCTCCACCGCCTGCCGCAGGCCGCGCACCCGGTCCGCGTGCAGCTGCGCGCGCAGCTGGGGCAACACGTAGCCCAGGATGGCGACGAGCAACGGCAGGGCGACCACGCCCATCGCCACACAGAGCTTCACCAGCAGGTTGCGCCGTCCGAGCGCCATCGGCGCGCAAGACTAGTCCTCAAGCCCTCGTCGCGCGCGACTCCCAAGGTCGTCCCCGCGTCGATTGCCACCGGTTGTCCCAGGTCTCGTCGTCTCCGGCGCACACCGTGTGCGGCAGGGCGAGCGTCGCGGCCCGCCTGCCTGCCTTCGTCACTGGCGACATGCGGGCGATGAGGTGGCGACGCGTCCGACAGGGGATACAACCCTGCGGGGTGGCCCTGGCGGTAGGACTCCCAGGCACCGTAGGAAAATCGACGCCCGACGTCCCAGGTCGTCCGCCTCCAGGGGCTCTCCCCCCGACTTCAGGGGGCCGGGTTGAGCGTGGAAGACAGCTCTTCCGTCGAGAGAAAGGGGCGGGTATCGAGGTACTCGGAACCCCGAAAGTCTCCCTCTACAGCGGTGACCCGCTGGGTGAACAACCTGAGGCTGACCCGACAAGTTCTGTCTGTCTGCCTCTATACGTCCTATGCCAGCGGCCAAACGTTTCGGGTCGGTAAGGCATGGACAAGAAACTGGCAACCACCATCGGAGCGGGAGCAAGAGCCGCGCGGTCCCGGCTGGAGCTCACCCAGGCTGACGTGGCCGAGCGCATCGACGTGGCCACGGAAGTGTATGGGCGGCTGGAGCGCGGCGGCATGCTTCCCAGCGTGCAGACGCTGCTGAAGCTGTGTCACGAGCTGCATGTCTCCGCGGACGAGCTGTTGGGGCTCGCCTCGCAGGGCGCCCCGCCCTCGCGCGTCAGCGAGTCGTCGTCGTCCCCACCCGAGCGGCCCGAGGTGCGCCGCCTGCTTCGCACCGTGCGTCAGCTCGAGGCCCCCCACGTGAAGCTCCTGGGGCTGGTGGCCAACGCCCTGGGCCGGCGCTGAAGCGCCCCGCCCGAAGTGAAGGGCGCCGGCCCGCGCCCACCCCCGCATCCCTCACAGATTGGACAGCAGGCGATCCAACTCGTCGGGCTTCACCGGCTTGACGATGTGCAGGTCGAACCCCGCCGCGAGCGCGCGGTCATGTCCCTCTGGCCCGCCGTAGCCGGTAATCGCCACCAGGCGGATGTCGTGGCCGATGCGCGTGCGCAGCTCCCGCGCCACCCGGTAGCCGTCCAGCCCCGGCAGGCCGATGTCCACCAGCGCCAGCTCCGGGGGCTTGCGCACCGCCAGCTCCACGCCCTGCAAGCCGTCCGGCGCCACCTCCACGTCGTGGCCCCACAGCTCCAAGAGCTCGCGCATGGCCTGACGCGCGTCCGGGTTGTCCTCCACCAGCAGGATGCGCCGGCCCGAGCGCGACACCGTGTTGACGGGCGGCGCCAGCGCCACCTCGTTCGCGTGCAGGAGTGGCAGCCGCACCACGAACTCGGAGCCCCTGCCGGAGCCGGGGCTCACCGCCTGCACCTGTCCACCGTGCAGGTGCACCAGCTGGCGCACCAGCGTCAGGCCGATGCCCAGGCCCCCGCGCGTGCGCTCCAGCGAGGTGTCCGCCTGCGCGAACAGGTCGAAGATGCGCGGCAGCACGTCCTGGGGGATGCCGATGCCCGTGTCGCGCACCCGCACCACCGCCTGCGCCGTGCCGTCCACGCCCTCCCTCTCCACGCGCAGGGAGATGTGCCCGCTGTCGGTGTACTTGGCCGCGTTGTCGAGCAGGTTGGTGAAGACCTGCTCCAGCCGCGTGGCGTCGCCGGTGAGCACCAGCGGCCCCTCGGGCATCGACACCTCCAGCCCCAGGCCGCGCGCCTCGGTGATGGGGCGGATGACCTGCACCACCTGGAGCAGCACCGCGCGCAGGTCCAGCCGGCCCGAGCGCAGCTCCACCTTGCCGCGGGTGATCCGGCTCACGTCCAAGAGGTCGTCCACCAGCCGCGCCAGGTGGTTGGTCTGGCGGTGGATGATGCCGCGCATCCGCGCTTCCTTCGTGTCATCCGTCGGCTTGCGCTCCAGGATGCCGATGGACGTCATGATGGCGGCGAGCGGGTTTCGCAGCTCGTGCGCGAGCATGGCCAGGAACTCGTCCTTGCGCCGGTCCATCTCCGCCAGCTCGTCCGCGCGCCGCCGCGCCGCCTGCTCCGCGTGACGCAGCCGCAAGAGCGAGCGCACCGTGGCGATGAGCTCCGAGGACTCGAAGGGCTGGGTGAGGTACGCGTCCGCGCCGGCGTCCAGGCCGCGCGCCTTCTTGTCGGACGTGACGAAGGTGGCGGACGTGTGCATCACCGCGATGGAGGCGGTGTCCGGGTTGGCCCGCAGGCGCGCGCAGACCTCATAGCCGCTGATGTCCGGCAGCTTCACGTCCAGGACGATGACGTCCGGACGGTGCTGCTCGGCCAAGAGCAGCGCGGCCATGCCGGTGGCCGCCTCGATGACGTGGTAGCCCGCCATCTCGAGGATGCGGTTGACCAGGTATCGGTTCGCGTCGTCGTCGTTGACGTTGAGGACGGTGGCCAGTCGCGGTTCAACCACGGCGCCCCTCCTGGTGGATGTTCGACCCCAGTCCCGCCTTGGTCAGCGCGTCGCGGATGCGGCCGATGGCCACCTCGCGGCTGAGGGTGTGTTTGGAGAGGATGGCCGTGGTCTCGTTCGCCAGCCGGGCCCGCTCCTCCTCGCGCAGCTCGTGCGAGGTGTGGAGGATGACCGGAATCTCCCGCGTGCGCGGGTCCCCCTTCAGCTCGTCCAGCACGTCGAAGGCGGTGATGTCCGGCAGCACGAAGTCCAGGAAGATGAGCTGCGGCACCTGCTCGCGCGCCAGCCGCACGCCGTCCTTGCCACCGGCGGCCTCCAGCAGCACGTAGGGCGTGTCCTTGAGCAGCTGCTTGAGCAGGTAGCGGTGCACGTCGTCGTCGTCGATGATGAGCACCCGCTCCACGGGGCCGCTGCGCGCCAGCTCCTGGAGCTTCTTCTGCAGGCGGACCTCGTCCACCGGCTTGAGCCAGAACTCGTCCGCGCCCAGCGCGCGCGCCTTCTGCTCGCGGTCCGTCACCGTCACCACGAGGATGGGGATGTCGCGCGTGGCCTCGCCGTTCTTCATCTCCGCGAGGAAGTTCCAGCTCGTCTCGCCCTCCAGCATCACGTCCAGCACCATGGCGGCGGGCCGCACGCGCTGGAGCACGCGGCGGGCCTCGTCCGTGCTGCGCACCGGCAGCACCTGGAAGCCCGAGCGGGCCAGGTACTTCTCGTAGAGGAACAAGGTCTGCCGGTCGTCCTCCAGCACCAGCACCGGCGCGCGGCTGGTGTCCAGGTGCTGGCTGCGCTCGGACAGCCCCGCCATCTCCGAGACCTCCATGTGCACGCGGGGCAGGATGATGGTGAAGGTGGAGCCCTCGCCCGGCACGCTCTGCAGCGAGAGCGTGCCGCCGAGCAGCTCCACCAGCCGGCGCGCCAGCGGCAGGCCCAGGCCCGTGCCCTTCACCTTGCGCTGCAGGTGGCTGTCCAGCTGGGTGAACTCCTCGAAGACGCGCTCCTGGTCCGCCGGGGCGATGCCGATGCCCGTGTCCTTCACGGTGAAGACCACCGTGTCGCGCTGGCCCATGGCCGCGCTGACGGTGACGTGGCCGGCCTCGGTGAACTTCAGCGCGTTGGACACCAGGTTGCGCAGCACCTGGCTCAGCCGCGTCTCGTCCGTCTCCAGCTCCAGCGGCGTCTCCGGCTCCACCAGCCGCAGGTCCACCGGCGAGCCCGGCGGCAGCATGGGCTTCATCA
It encodes:
- a CDS encoding hybrid sensor histidine kinase/response regulator, with protein sequence MRLSSHDKSLAVDELSREVAMTCDAQGVLTWVDARAQGVLEAVPGKTLRALAAQGTEDKVDRLLIQARDERVDGWELILCRGQTPTTFAFRARPHEGGVLLVGSLVPEDYGAALEQVSTSMSELSALHREAESQRRELKRRADELMRLNRELEESNRGVRSLHAALDEKAEGLHRAAEIKSRVVANVSHEFRTPLHSILGLSKVLLNPINGPLSSEQEKQVQFIRNSAESLFELVNDLLDLSKVEAGKTTLRHSRFVVHDLLSALRGMMKPMLPPGSPVDLRLVEPETPLELETDETRLSQVLRNLVSNALKFTEAGHVTVSAAMGQRDTVVFTVKDTGIGIAPADQERVFEEFTQLDSHLQRKVKGTGLGLPLARRLVELLGGTLSLQSVPGEGSTFTIILPRVHMEVSEMAGLSERSQHLDTSRAPVLVLEDDRQTLFLYEKYLARSGFQVLPVRSTDEARRVLQRVRPAAMVLDVMLEGETSWNFLAEMKNGEATRDIPILVVTVTDREQKARALGADEFWLKPVDEVRLQKKLQELARSGPVERVLIIDDDDVHRYLLKQLLKDTPYVLLEAAGGKDGVRLAREQVPQLIFLDFVLPDITAFDVLDELKGDPRTREIPVILHTSHELREEERARLANETTAILSKHTLSREVAIGRIRDALTKAGLGSNIHQEGRRG